The genome window TTGACTAAACTTGAGTGAGTTTTTGTACGTGAAGCCCCGCAAGacccatatgtaaataataaaccgATGCAGCATTTATGTCACGTTTTGGCTCAGAAACATGCTCCGATTGTGGAAAATTGGACATCatttacagcagattctcaCGATTAAAATGAGTCCAACATCAGCATAATCCAATAAGCCCCATGATGTCACGTGATATTGCTCACACAATTACGACACATAAACCCCACAGGCGCACAGatgctaactaaaactaaaatttagcTATCACGTGATATTTTAGCTTATAACTTCAGGAAACATGAATAGATAGATCATTACTTACAGTGAATTCTCCTGATTAAAATGAGTCCAAGATCAACATAATCCCATGCGTCGATCACAAGTTACTCCACGTGAaagaacaattttaaaaatgcccattagGGGGCGACAAGGGCTAAACAAAAAAAGGCTATCTTGGTtttaaatgctgtaacttttgatttctTTATGCAATCACCACAAAATCTGATCCAGATACAGCTCACATATAGAGGAACATCACCAAAAATGAACGATCCCGCTACCTTATTTCCTTCATGAGACATTCCATTTTAAATTAGAAAgatatgtaaatttttttttgcagtttctcagcatgagaatgtcgaaatttaattttttattttatttaaaaatgtaaaacgttTCCTTTGAAATGATACCAACCTTTTTACTTTCCTTGCTAGAGTTTTGGAGTTACgagtctttacttttttgtgtgtaacTCTGAAAATACCCTCAGGGCTTAAGGGGTTAAAAAACATGACAATagtacataaaattactaaaacctaaaacaaaaaattcaaaatatcagttaatactataatagtctataaataatagtaaaataacactggatcaCATTGAAAATatgtgattgttttattttttttattgctttacttttataaattattcataaatctTTCCGATTGTGCTCTATTTCTcaactgtaaaattatttttcaaatttgaaaatgaaaaaatactataggaGAATGTTTCACAAGAAAAAGCCATTTCAGTCAAATTCACATTTAacatgctgtttctttgtaattattagtGAAATTTCATCAGGTTTAGTTCTTGAATTAGAACAGAATGCAAAACAAAGATTTTACTACATTTCTTGTTGATCAAAGCCCTTCTCTTCAGCTAGTAATGCGACATTCAAGGGAACAGGAGATGTTTGTAGCTCTTATTGTAAATCTACATGTGTTTCGACAAACAGAGAGTCTCTGTTACGTTCTGTTGTGAAAATAAGCTGATATGACGCTGTCCTAGTTTTCATAAATGATGTTCTATTTATATAAATCTGCACACATCAGCTCCTCGCGGCTCAATACGAGCGTCAGTGTCATACGCGCTGAATTCATGCATAAGTCATAGTGTCGCTTCATCTGCGTGCGTCAGGTGATGCATTCATCTACCTTGAGTCACAGAAATCAAGTTAAAGACAAGTTTAGAAAGTTCACACTGACGCACGACTGTTTTATTAcggtgaagctgctttgaaacaatcctgtataaagcgctatagaaataaacaTTGTTCGCAGGTTGACATTAATACTGTCCTGTCCGATGGATCTGAAGAACTTCCCGATGGATGTACAGACCTGCACGATGCAGCTGGAGAGCTGTAAGTACTTCAGGAGTGTCATGGATCTGGTGTTGTTGTTCTTGTACTGACGCtgtgtttctgctgctgttctTCAGTCGGCTACACCATGAACGACCTGATATTCGAGTGGCTTGATAAAGGCCCCGTTCAGGTGGCTGATGGTCTGACTTTACCACAGTTCATCATCAGAGACGAGAAGGACCTGGGCTACTgcaccaaacactataatacaGGTCAGAAGATCAGGAGGATGTTCATATACACTCATAACTGATGATACTGGACCAGAGTGTCTGCATATTTAAGTTCATTTACATTGttctagagctgcacgattaatcgttaaaagatgacgatcttattcctaaatgacagtgATTCGTCTctatctattaaacctttgatcACAGTCTgatcacagcgaacattcagatTTGTGttctgagccagagagagccgttgtcATGTATAGATTTGAAACAATAATTcagattatcacagaagtactggataaacgtttatagttcggatataaacactgatgtctacggtagcgatcaaaatagagcaaatcaccttttgaaagtaacttgatgcttcaaataaagattgtattaattacattgttacaccaagtgactgttaaaacatgtatttgtcattaaatcattcattcaagagattcgtcaaaaacgctgattcatcctgtaatgaaacaagtgaagtctttatgagtgagtcattgaatcattcattcaagagatttgttcaaaaatgtgattcatccagtaatgaaacaagtgaagtctttagagtcattgagtcattcattcaagagatttgttcaaaaacgccaattcatccagtaatgaaactagtgaagtctttatgtgtgagtcattgaatcattcattcaagaaattcgttcaaaaatgccaattcatccagtaatgaaacaagtgaagtctttatgtgtgagtcattgaatcattcattcaagagattcgttcaaaaacgccaattcatccagtaatgaaacaagtgaagtcttttacttgataaaaaagTCTAAACGatcaatcagacgacagaaggaCTGGAGGAGATTGTGTGCAAACacagttttgatcatgttgatgaTTTAGAGGGATATTTATATAAGTTCATGTGGttctaaatgaaaaacaatctttataatttttaatcaaaatagaAAAACTTGCTCCAGCAGTGAAACGACTTTCTCATCTGACACCATCAATCTCCATTCTGGTGTGTTAACATCCACATTTCATGATGAATCAATCCTGATAAATGAAGCGTGGctctgtgtttgtctgtgtcGGCTCATGTTTAGGGAAGTTCACATGTATCGAGGTGAAGTTCCACCTGGAGAGGCAGATGGGATATTACCTGATCCAGATGTACATCCCCAGCCTCCTCATCGTCATCCTCTCCTGGGTCTCCTTCTGGATCAACATGGACGCCGCTCCGGCTCGGGTCGCGCTCGGCATCACCACCGTCCTCACCATGACGACCCAGAGCTCGGGGTCACGAGCGTCGCTGCCAAAGGTCAGACCGGTTACTCACTTCACAacacactttacagtaaggtttcattagttaacattacttaaagtcggcatgaaatggaatcTGCGttcgtcttttcttccctattatgAGTATATCAAGAGAAACTGCttcgcaaacaagaacaaatgtagggcggggcttgattttgtctgtggggaattgattggatagttgtggtttgctattagtggatatatatatatatatatatatatatatatatatatatatatataattgaattattttataaatatgtcaTATGTATATATCAGCAATCAATAAATCCATACTGGTCGATCACTAGTTAAGGCCGGTCAGCTCCAGAACGATCACACACTCAAACATCATCCAGTGTGTTTTTCTGATAATGTAAATACTGgatcattataatgactttcaCACAGATAATCATTCATGTAAATGAGAAATCCAGTTTATCAGCAGCTGCAGATCAGTCGAGTCCCTGACGGCCGACGCTGCATCATCAGGAGTCACGTGACGCAAGCGACTATTAATATTACATGGAAAGAGTCCCGattcaaaacaacaaaagcTGGGAACACAATTATCAGGGAGATTTGCTTTTCTGTTCCGCAACACAATGCAAATGACCTTCCGACTGAAGAGAGTTTTGGTTCTGAACCTTATAAAACACTACAAAAACATCCTCTAAATGTGACTTCATCTGGATGTTAACTCTTCTCACCCTCAAATTATGCACGTGTCATTATGTTAATCTGATACTGGCATCATTATTTGGAAATGAAAGCGCTCATTACTAGACAGACGATAATCCGATTATCCCTGCTCGTTTTATTGCAGGAGCTTCCAATAAAATCTTTTCTCTCGTGATGAGGCTGTTGTTTTCTCCAGACATACAGCAGGGTCATGTGACTCAATTTGTAAATCAGTGAGTCATTTAGTCTGTCGCTCTATTTTAACCTGATCGCAGCTGCTATAGATATAATAAACATAATCAACATCAGcagttaataataaaacattacgTACATCTGATGTGTGAGTGAGAATGAGCGATTCATGCATTTTcaggttttgtttatttaaagttgGACTATACTACTGCTTATTCATGGTAATTAGTGCTGGTAAAATATTGATTAGTGAATTAACAAGAGTAATATGCTAATATGCTATTGCGATTAATTTCTGTGAATCAGTTCAAACTGTTTCAGTGAATCGATTCGAAACTGATTCaatgatttatttgtttaaaatgaccATTGGAAAACtttgttactattttaatatattaaaatgttgtagTAAATTTAGtagtaaatttaaataataaatgatagtaaacaaaaaacaatttaaaaaaattaattttacacacTCTATataattgaattattttataaatgtatgataaaatatattatttatttatttatacacacacatatatatatatatatatatatatatatatatatatatatatatatatatatatatatatataaattttatatataagaaatacatatttttttaagattaaataaaaattaaataaaaatgacattttatattttattaattatattttatttgattaatttatgcatattatatattttattttatttataaaaatgtataaataataataaatatttttaattaaataaaaagtaaaaatgacattttatacacacatattacaaaaattaattatatatataaaatttaaccctaacccttttgtatttattatattatttttatattatatataattgtatatataaaaatacataaataataataaatatttttaaattaaaaaataaataaaaatgacattatatacacatgtatatatataaaatgtaattattttataaatatattataaatatatttaaatgtatacatatgtattatataaaaatgcataaatacatattttttttaaattaaataaaaacaaaaaaatgacattttatatttttgttattcatattataatcgttttatttataaaaatgcatacataaatattttttaaataaaaaaatgacattttatacacgtatattaaaaatgtgaattatattatatatatatatatatatatatatatataatatatatatatatatatatatataaataatttaactcTAAcccttttgtatttattatattatttttttatattatatataattttatatataaaaatacataatattttctaaattaaaaaataaaacacgcatataacatttattttaaatggatacatatataatattttatataaaatgtattaatcagtgttaattaatacattgtataattatatatataatattataaaaagcattaaaaaaactattataataaataagtaaataaatatgttttcccTGATCCGATGTGTCTGTTCCAGGTTTCCTACGTGAAGGCGATAGATATTTGGATGGCGGTGTGTTTACTGTTCGTCTTCGCCGCTCTGCTGGAATACGCTGGAGTGAACTTCGTCTCCAGACAACAGAAGGAGTTTCTGCGGCTCAAACGAAGACAAAGAAGAAATCAAAAGGTACCAAAACAGGAAAAACACTCTGACACTCTGTCAGGCGTGTGATGTGGCATGTTTGTGACTGACGGCTACAGGAGGTTTAACAATCTTTAGTTTGAAGGCCAGAGGCCAAATCCTCCTCAGCGTCTCTCAGATGACTGAAGACACCATCATATCCAGACAGACACTCGCCGCTCAGAAACTAAATTAGCCTCGCCAGCTAAAATGGATAAGCTTTATCGTCCCAACGAAGAGGGCATTAACACCAGAGTCAATTAGAAATCACTCAATCAAACGCTTAATAATCGCCTGTTTACTTCAACATCTCGAACGCTGCGCTTTGAAAACAGAGGCAGTTTCATACAGTCTGTTtactcattaattattcacaaacattttttgctCATATTTTGGGCTGAAATGAATCTCCAATgggacaaaaataacattaaaggaataatttagtttgtcatgtttatttcctCAGGAACGCAAATGAAGAAGCTTTTTTCCATTAAGTCAAAGTAGATGCCGATATTTATTGTCAAGCTCCACAATGtacaaaaacataaatcataaaattagTGCACTATATtagtcttctgaagtcacatGTGAGGAACAAACTGCTGTCGTTATTCAAACATCTGATGTGTGAGTGAGAATAAGTGATAATTCATGCATTTTCAGGTTTTGTTTATGTAAAGTTGGACTATACTACTGCTTATTCACGGTCATTAGAGCTGCTCAAATATTGATTAGTGAATTAACAAGAATAACACACTATTGCGAATTCACCATTAGAGTTGTTAAGATTCATTTCTGTGAATCAGTCTGTTTCAGTGAATCGATTCGAAACTCTGATTCAatcatttatttgtgtttaaaatCATTGGACAATCTGTGttactatattaatatattaaaatgttgtcatttgtttaataacaaattaaaatgttgctttaatATACTAAATGTTCtagttaaaaaatacataaataataataaatatgatttataattaaataaaattaaaaaaaattaataaaaattacattttattacattaaattaaaaatatttttataattacagcacataatttatcaaataaaaacatatgaatttttattttataaatattaaaagataatatttatacaattaaaattataaataattgtgtgtatatatatatatatatatatatatattatatgtttgtgtattataataaaataagtaaaataataattttgtcttctgaagtcaattttaatttttttttaataaaattatgaattacagcacatcatttataaaataaaaaaatattttgtaatatttataaaataaaaattcataatatttatacaattaaaattataaataattgtgtgtatatatatatatatataatattatatgtttgtgtattataataaaataagtaaaataataattttgtcgTCTTAagtcaaattttttttataaaattatgaattacagcacatcatttataaaatacaaattctaacacatatatatatacatatatatatatacatatatatatatatatatatatatatatatatatatatatatatatatacacatatatatatatatatatatatatatgaatttttattttataaatatataataaaataacatttacacaataaaatgacatatattataaataattgtatatatataatatgatatgtgtattataataaaataagtaaattattatttaacatgaCAGTCTTTTGAAGGTAATTTTCTAAAATTATGAATTATagcaaataatttataaaatacatatatatatatatatatataaaatattatatgtgtgtgtattataataaaatatgttaattaataattttttaacatGACTTATTAGTTTTCTGTAGCATATGATGTTTTCTGTGAGGAACAAACTCAAAATCTTGCTCAAACTTgatgtaatgtatttttatatgacatatttgaaaataataacaCCATAAAATTCGGTCTTTTCCTCACAAAGCGTCATATAATAGCATGTTATGATCAAGGCAAACAGATTTGAGGCCacttaataatgtaaaaaaaagtctcaattaAAAgctgtaaataatatatatatatatatattgctcattgttagttcatggtAGTTAATGCcttaactaatgctaacattTGAGACCTTGTGTTCAAGTGTTACGATCAAATCAGACTTAAACAGcacaaaacaagacaataataatcttgtacagaaacacagacagcagctcTTGTGGAAGAGTTTGCTTGATTATCGCTCTACAGACGCTCCAGTGAATAATTTTAGTACCTGAAGGCCGTGAAACACTCGACACCTGAGACAAAGCCTGGCTGAATAAACACAAAGACGCTCATTAAAGCGCAGCTttaactgaatgaaaatgatcTGCCCTCCAGCTGTTTTCAGGCTCAGATGTTGTGAAATTGTTTTGTGGTTTTACAGCTCAAGTGTCTCTTTATTTCTGAACACGCAGGAGGAGGAATTACAAGACGGACGTTTTTCCGGCTACAACAGCGCCGCGGTCAAAAGTGCTGCGACCAACACGATCCAGCAGCCGTCGATCCTGAAGGACACGGAAGTAAACCGGAAGAAGTTTGTGGACAGAGCGAAGCGGATCGACACTATATCCCGGGCGGCGTTCCCGCTGGTGTTCCTGATCTTTAACATCTTCTACTGGATCACATACAAGATCATCAGACACGAGAGCGCCAAGAAAGTCTAGTTCTTCTGCTTCATTTCTGATGAAACTACTAACAGAAACACTGTGGACAAAAACAGCATCGGCTCGATTTAACGTGACAGTCTTTGAATATCTGATGGTGTTCGTGACCAGCAATGCAGCTGTTTTTTTGAGAAAGGTTTCATACGAAAGACGCTGTTTTATATGATTGTCTTTTGGATCTTGATAGTTTTTATGAATGGAGTCGTCACTCTTCTCCTCTTTCTAGACACAGCAGCACATTTTACTGCACAAACACACGACAATTAGACCATATTGTAGATCTAAAAGGAAGATTCTCACTAAACCATCAATGTTCAGCTTATATTTCACCCacaaatcaaaagaaatattataatatatgttattaaaaaagtcggtaaatataataaaatgtaatataatttaaattaaaattcatttaaaaaatatattaatatttgaaaatatgtatgtttaaatattatatattacactatattatatatttaaaaatatataaaatgttaaaatactttttataatgtgtataaaatgtattaatattttaacatttagtataatttttttttaaatatataagtgtaatatttatatatgttaatattttaaaacgttatataaatatataaaacatcttatataaaattgtaaaatatttatatatttcacaatttaatacatatataacaatttaatgtaagattttttaatatattacattatatttaaaaaatattgcatacaatgcatttaaaatattacactttatgatatatattttacaaaatatataaaattttcatttttaatataaatataatttaatctaaatatacaatatagtgtaatacacacatacacacacacacagacctttATCCATGACATGACTTGCAGAACTTGTTGAAATCTTTTCTCTCAGCTGTCGTCTTAATTGCTTTGTATTTTGAAGAACACATAATAATGAAGATGACAGATGAAAAGCATCTTTGGCTTCGAATCTTTATCACGTTGTCTCTCATTAAGGTACGGTATGATGTAGATTTGTCCGTTTTCTCATGGCTGTGACACATAATCAGTTGTTTACATAATCAAATGGCATAACCAATTAAATGCTGCATATGCTGAACATCTTCATATTTCACGTCTACTGAGCCAATTATTGGAGATCAAAAATCGCTAggtaataaaaatgttgcaaTAAACGGCACACAGGAAATCACTTGATAAGGCATCCGTCCTGTACTAAGCTGTGACGGTTTAATTGGGCAggcaaaaaaatgaatccatttcACTTTTTAGGAGCCTCCAAAACAATATTTGTGGTTTATATGttgcttaaaaatgtattggaTGAACATATTATATTCTCTCAGATGTGACAATGTTGCATCATCCTGTAGCTCGAGCTGAGAAACTGAGCTTGCAACAGATGAGTGATGCAATAACTACTGTTAACCTAGTCAGAATAAGAGCGCAAGTTAACTAGTTCACCAACACAAGAGTTCAAAGTATTCCTGCTCTGATGAACCTTTTCAACTCTGTAACTTCATGAATCTAAAAGCATATATATTAGACTAGATACTTTATGAATTATAACTTGGTTATTTACAGaatgaaaaggaaaaacaacaaTTCTGTCAAAGTCAGTCATTGCtcatgattttcattttgatcCGTGCCATTTGATCAAACAAGTTGAACAaacaaaatgatgtcacttcctgcaGGATGATGCCATTAAGGAACTGGCTTTTGTTTTGGATTTGGATGGAAAGTGATAttaggacacataaaaaaatagaatacattttaaattgattaaaatatcttgataCAAGTAGTAAAATACTGAGTTTTTTTATACAGGTTTTTAATGCATACTCTTTAATTAGTCAAACTAAAACTTATAATCATTATTTACagtcatacatatatatgcaacagaaactactgactctctcttttccagcactttAAACACGGTTGCTACTTTGCGTTTAATGAAGATTAAGGAAAATAGTCAGATGCCATGGTATAACGAGCGCTCTCGCACCCTCAAGGGAGAAGACCAAAAAacggagcgcagctggaagaaaacaaaactagaggtaTTTCGCATTTAGTGGAAGGATAGTGTTACTgcatacagaaaggccttaaaaactgctagatctgcttactGTTCGACTCTAAATTaaattactgtcactttttatcaatttaatgtgtccttgctaaataaaagtattattaaaaaaataaaaaaaataaaaaaattatatatatatatttgtatgtgtgtatatacatatacttgtttttaatgtacaCTCTTTAAAtagtaaaactaaaacttatTACAACCTTACAACAAACTAGAGGTATTTCGCATTTAGTGGAAGGATAGTGTTACTGCATACAGAAAGACCTTAAAAACAGCTGGATCTGTTTACTGTTCGACTCTCTTTGAACAgaacaaacacaactattaaaaaaggtttaaacattcactgatgctccagaaggaaacacgacacATTAAGAGACGGgcgtgaaaacttttgaacaggataaagatgtcaaaatttttcttattttgtttaaatataattttttttcatttagtactgcccttcggaagcaacacaagacacttaaatgtttgccagaagacaaattaagtacaatttaccttgatcttcaaattcaaaagttttcaccccccgactcttaatgcattgtgtttccttctggagcatcagtgaatgtttgaaccttttttaatagttgtgtttgagtccctcagttgtcctcagtgtgaaaagatggatctcaaaatcatacagtcactgctggaaagggttcaaatacgcaaaagatgctggaaaactgaagaatctgcaggacctggaggatttttctgaagaatattgggcagtttaactgctcagaacaaacaagagactcatgaacaaccatcacaaaacaaaaacagtcgtggatcatccaggtaaccacacacagtattaagaatcaaggggttcataaacttttgaatttgGGTCacatttataaattcagctatttttttgtcttgtggactttatgtaaacatcgtttatgtaaaatatcttactcaggacagtactaaataaaaaatgacacgCATTTTGTATGacccctcttattttgttaaaattattcacattttcacagattctgcaagtggttcacaaactttcaagcagcactgtatatacacacttgtttttaatgtacaCTCTTTAAAtagtaaaactaaaacttatCACAACCATACAACAGACTAGAGGTATTTCAACAAAGGTATTTCGCATTTAGTGGAAGGATAGTGTTACTGCATACAGAAAGGCAACTGCTAGATCTACTTACTGTTCGACTCTCTTTGAACAGAACAAACACAAcactaggtatttatttgatgcgGTGGCTAAATTaaattactgtcacttttgatcaatttaatgtgtccttgctgaataaaagttaaaaaattatatatatgtgtatgtgtgtgtatatatatatatatatatatatatacacacacacacacacacacttgtttttaatgtacaCTCTTTAAAtagtaaaactaaaacttatTACAAGCTTACAACAAACTAGAGGTATTTCACATTTAGTGGAAGGATAGTGTTACTgcatacagaaaggccttaaaggcacaatatgtaagatttttggattaaaatatccaaaaaccactagaacagtgttatatattttattgacttgtgtacttacatcaTCCCAGATGTTTcgaagaatgtttaaatccagagaaataagcaattttaaccaggacacggaccgtgtccgtgcATCGCCTATCAGTGACATCATACCTGTGTTACCCTcaatttctggttttattttgtagatattctaatatcgatctag of Ctenopharyngodon idella isolate HZGC_01 chromosome 9, HZGC01, whole genome shotgun sequence contains these proteins:
- the glra2 gene encoding glycine receptor subunit alpha-2, with product MTRPSVKLLTTLLACLIEMLNFRITAGQEYERLSGREPSSAMSPSDFLDKLMGRTSGYDARIRPNFKGPPVNVTCNIFINSFGSVTETTMDYRVNIFLRQKWNDPRLAYSEYPDSSLDLDPSMLDSIWKPDLFFANEKGANFHDVTTDNKLLRIFKDGTVLYSIRLTLILSCPMDLKNFPMDVQTCTMQLESFGYTMNDLIFEWLDKGPVQVADGLTLPQFIIRDEKDLGYCTKHYNTGKFTCIEVKFHLERQMGYYLIQMYIPSLLIVILSWVSFWINMDAAPARVALGITTVLTMTTQSSGSRASLPKVSYVKAIDIWMAVCLLFVFAALLEYAGVNFVSRQQKEFLRLKRRQRRNQKEEELQDGRFSGYNSAAVKSAATNTIQQPSILKDTEVNRKKFVDRAKRIDTISRAAFPLVFLIFNIFYWITYKIIRHESAKKV